The Helianthus annuus cultivar XRQ/B chromosome 11, HanXRQr2.0-SUNRISE, whole genome shotgun sequence region AAATGGCTAAATGTGAAATATATATGGTTTAGGATGGGGAaatgtgtaattgattttaaaGGTTGGGTAAAATATGTAATAAAGGATCTTAGGAAGTTAGGAAGGGGAAATATTTAAATGACCCTTAAATAAAGAAGTGGAATTAATAAGTTCTGCTCATCGTAGTTTAGCAGCTAAATATACCCCCCTCCCCCCAAGTTTGGATGCAATAAAAAATACTACTTGGGACTCTATAATTATTCTCACAACAAACAAATGAAACAGATAGCATACCACCTACATTTCATAATCATAATAAAAAAAAGTCTCATAATATTAGGTGAGTAAAACAGTTATACTATCCCACTTAACCTGAGAACCAAGAAAATTAGTCCCAATACCAGTTCCTCATTACAGTTCATCACCATCACACTATAACAAATAAACTTCAATTCTACAATAGAAATTAGGCCGAAAAACTGTCGATCAACATTCGATAAGTTACCAAAAGAAACAACAGAAGAAAAGATGAAAACCTTGACGCTGGCTAGAAGAAACGTTATGAAGACCCGATTCGGCATTGAAACCACCATCGTCGCTTAATTCCGCTGTTGTACCGCTAATCGTCGTTGGCTCGTCACTCATCTTCTTCACATGCTttgaatttattcatttatttgtaGAGATTAGGGGCCCTTCTCAAGACAAGAGGGGAATCAATAATACAGTAATTTACCCTCTCTTATAACACATAAATTATGACTAGCTTTTCCTTCAAGTGATTTAGTCTCTTCAAATACCCCTCCAATTCCAAATTTTCCACATCAGTACATAGTTTAAACGTCCAAGTTTTACTTCATATAAGACGTAAGGCCTTTTCTTTCTACCACAATTTCAGCCACTTTTCATTTAACTTTTGTTTAACTTTACTGTCATGTAACAAAAAGTAGTCTATTGAATTATTTGATTCAAAAGGAGGAGTGATATGACTGAACACACATTCTTATCTTCTATTTCCAGTTCATATAACAACATCAATAACAACAAATTTCATATAAAATCCAACTCACAATCATCAATAAAAGCACATGCATTGATAAGTTACCAAAAGAAACAACATAAGAGATGAAAACCTTGACACCGAGAAAGGCAAATCGGAGGAGAAATTCACCGGGGACACAAACCGATCAATAGTCGAAGGCCTGCTATTGATGAGTTGGAGAACAGTCATGCAAACCATCTATCATGTCATTTACTAAATCAAAGGACCAAGTCTCAATTCAAGCATAAACTCCAAATAAACAAATGACAAAATATCTAAAAAAGCTTAGTGATCCGATTCACCTGAATACTTCCGGAGACTACCGGTGACGATGTTTATAGCGAAGGTGGTAATGGTCGTACGACCGTCGCTTCATCAGAAGTTGCTCAGTTGAAGACCCACGATGTTTATAGGAGATAAGTCACCGCCCAAATAAACCTATAAAAGAGGACAAAGCAAATTAACTGGTACAACATGTATAGCCTCGCATACAAGTATTGATGCCATAAAAGAATAAAAGAAAAATAACTaatatacaatatatatatatatataacacaactTACAAACAATGATGCCTAAGATTGTtttaaattaatagtatataaatattgTTTGACGAGATCATTTCAAAACACTCATAAGCCCAAATATTGTAAGATATTTtccgaaaaaaaaaactatacattGTTTGACGAGATCGCTTCAGGACGCTCATAAGCCCAAATATTAGATATTTCCagaaagagttaactgccatttcagtccctgtggtttggtcactttggccatttcagtccctgtggtttggtcactttggccatttcagtccaaatttcaaaaatgcaccattttcctccctgacatactggaaaggtgccatttcagtccaaattCTCATAACCCAGTTAAAGTCAGTTAGGTGAGTATATTTAatgaagggtattttagtccttttataatttttttgttttCCCTTTATGTTTTTATTAACCAAAACCCCCCTCCCCTGTATAAAACCCCCACCTGCAACTTGTTTACAATCCTAACCCTAAATCCCAAATTCACCCCCAAAATTGAAGCAATCCATCCCCTCAACAATGATCGTATGCGCTAATTGTGGGTCTCCAACAATTGTGAAGACATCGTGGACCCCTGCAAACCCTGGAAGGAAGTTTTTCTGCTGCATTACTCGACATAGGGGTTGCGGGTTTGTGGATTGGGCAGAGGGTCCATCGTGTGAAAGGGCTGTTGAAGTATTTCGACATTTTGCGGGTTTGGCTTATCAAGTTAGGGACCATGAAGAACAAGCTTTGAGGATGACATCTGAAATTAGGCAACTTCAAGAACAAGCTTTAGGAATGGCAGTGAAGTACACGAGATTGAAGATGATGTTAATGTTTAGCTGGGGTTTTTTCATCTCATATGTTGCTTTTCACTGAAATGTTTAATGTTAAAGCAGTGGTATAAATTGTGTTTTGCTGGTATGTGTCTTCGATATGTAATGTGGATGTAAAAATGGGTCATTATGTACATATTATGACGTTAATGTAATAGCAGTTAACGAATATTGTCCGATACATTGTAATATGCTTTTTGTTATGGTTATGCATTTGCCGAATATTGTTGCATCCGATTCAATGTAATATGCTTTTTATTATGGTTAATGTACTTGCCGAATATTGTCCGAGGCAATGTAATCAACTGGTGTTACCTTATGGTTATGAATATTGTCCGAGGCAATATTGTTGCGTCCGATTCAATGTAATATGCTTTATGTACCAAAAGACATTACCATAACAGATTTCATAATTGACCATAACCATTACCCAAGACCTGGACATAATAAATAAACATAGCACCATAACAGATTTCATAATTGACCATAACTCATAACAGAAGACATAACCAGCATATTACATAGTTTACCAGAATTCATAACAGAAAGACATAACCTGGACATAAAACATAACCCCATAAGACATGTTCCAAACACAGATTAGGTAGTGTACCAACAGACATAAGCAAAAGACATGACATGTTCCTGGACAAATTACATAACAGTGTACAACAACCAGCTAACCAAAACATTCAAAAGACATTTTCAACCAACATAACCAGGACATGTTTCTACCAAACTCCTGAACACCAGCAATGCCTATTCAACATCAGTCCCCTTGCAACTCCTCCTGTTATGGCCCCTCCTTTTACACTTGCTTCATTCCACAATTTCACCCTTTCTTGACATCTTGCCACTGGATTCCATCTGTTGAGTCAACTCACTGATTTCCACAGCagatttcttccttttcttttttggCCTGCCTATTTGCTTGTGGTGCTTTGGTGGAAGCAGCTTAGTAGGGCATGTGGAAGGTGTCCATAAGTCTTGACCATCTACTGGATCAATTACATGGGAATACACATCCTTCCAAGTCTGCATCCAGTATGATTTATCAACCCACTTCTCCAATACACCATCGTCCTTGCCATGTAGGGCCAAGTTCCATATACAAGCAATTTCATGCTTGCAAGGGATGCCAGTCAAGTCCCATCTTCTACAGGTGCAACTTTTCTCCACCAAGTTCACTACTTTGTTGTCTCTTGGcccattaacttgatacttggaGATAGAGTTAAAGATAACAGTGTACTCAGCAGCTTCTTGTTTGATCTTGTCTAGGACTTCAGTTGCATAGGGGGTTAGAGGACCTTTGCTCTTTGCAATCAGCTTGTGTATAACAAGATTCCTCTTCATTAGGTATTCTCTGATGCACTCTAGACTGGTAATGATTGGTTTATCCCTAGCATGTATCAACTGCCTATTGAAGACTTCACAAATGTTGTTTAGAAGAATGTCACACTTTGGCCTACCTGTTTAATGGAAACCTGTTAGTTATTATGCAACCACAAACAATTATGTAAATGGCTTAACATATATGACATTCTTAAGCCTTACCACTAAACTGACACCGGGTCCAATGTTTCACTGGGATCTGTCTCAACCAGTCATGCAGCTTCTTATCTACCATCTTGATATCTTGCATTGCATGATCAAACCAAGGAACTGTTGTTGCAGAAGCAGCATTCCAGAATAGACCCTTTATCTTATCATCCCTCCAGTTAGCATTAGCCTTCATATTTTCATGTATATGCCGAATACAGTATCTATGCTCTGCCATAGGAAAGACCTTGCTAACAGCAGGTAGTATTCCCTGTA contains the following coding sequences:
- the LOC110897376 gene encoding uncharacterized protein LOC110897376 → MKRNLVIHKLIAKSKGPLTPYATEVLDKIKQEAAEYTVIFNSISKYQVNGPRDNKVVNLVEKSCTCRRWDLTGIPCKHEIACIWNLALHGKDDGVLEKWVDKSYWMQTWKDVYSHVIDPVDGQDLWTPSTCPTKLLPPKHHKQIGRPKKKRKKSAVEISELTQQMESSGKMSRKGEIVE